A region of Diospyros lotus cultivar Yz01 chromosome 3, ASM1463336v1, whole genome shotgun sequence DNA encodes the following proteins:
- the LOC127797294 gene encoding uncharacterized protein LOC127797294 isoform X1, giving the protein MGYSDRNSYYGVLGVAADCSEEEIRRAYRKLAMQWHPDKWARKPSLLGEAKRKFQQIQEAYSVLSDKRTRTMYDAGLFDPEEEYDEGFSDFMQEMVSLMDQVRREEKSCSMEELQSMFMEMVKDFGYPEQSYSSPPPQVYEACEWGYGGPMMMFNDFGSSSKAQCEANPASGRASHLHIPSSGCGMYGTKQFCS; this is encoded by the exons ATGGGCTACTCCGATCGGAATTCGTACTACGGCGTTCTCGGCGTCGCCGCCGACTGCTCCGAGGAGGAGATTCGCCGTGCCTATCGCAAGCTGGCTATG CAATGGCATCCTGACAAATGGGCAAGAAAACCGTCCCTGTTGGGCGAGGCCAAGCGCAAATTCCAACAAATTCAAGAAGCATATTCCG TATTGTCAGATAAGAGGACGAGAACAATGTACGATGCGGGTTTGTTTGACCCTGAGGAAGAATATGACGAG GGCTTCTCTGACTTCATGCAAGAAATGGTCTCTCTTATGGATCAGGTTAGGAGAGAG GAAAAAAGTTGCAGCATGGAGGAATTACAAAGCATGTTCATGGAAATGGTGAAAGACTTTGGATATCCTGAGCAGTCTTATTCATCTCCTCCTCCACAGGTGTATGAGGCGTGTGAATGGGGTTACGGAGGACCAATGATGATGTTCAATGACTTTGGAAGTTCAAGTAAAGCCCAATGCGAGGCGAATCCTGCTTCGGGAAGAGCCTCACATTTGCACATACCATCATCAGGTTGTGGGATGTATGGAACGAAACAGTTTTGCAGTTAG
- the LOC127797294 gene encoding uncharacterized protein LOC127797294 isoform X2, with the protein MGYSDRNSYYGVLGVAADCSEEEIRRAYRKLAMQWHPDKWARKPSLLGEAKRKFQQIQEAYSVLSDKRTRTMYDAGLFDPEEEYDEVRVYFASSWWVLCLFVASLRASLTSCKKWSLLWIRLGERKKVAAWRNYKACSWKW; encoded by the exons ATGGGCTACTCCGATCGGAATTCGTACTACGGCGTTCTCGGCGTCGCCGCCGACTGCTCCGAGGAGGAGATTCGCCGTGCCTATCGCAAGCTGGCTATG CAATGGCATCCTGACAAATGGGCAAGAAAACCGTCCCTGTTGGGCGAGGCCAAGCGCAAATTCCAACAAATTCAAGAAGCATATTCCG TATTGTCAGATAAGAGGACGAGAACAATGTACGATGCGGGTTTGTTTGACCCTGAGGAAGAATATGACGAGGTTCGTGTCTATTTCGCTTCATCTTGGTGGGTTTTGTGTCTGTTTGTTGCGTCTTTGAG GGCTTCTCTGACTTCATGCAAGAAATGGTCTCTCTTATGGATCAGGTTAGGAGAGAG GAAAAAAGTTGCAGCATGGAGGAATTACAAAGCATGTTCATGGAAATGGTGA
- the LOC127797294 gene encoding uncharacterized protein LOC127797294 isoform X3: MGYSDRNSYYGVLGVAADCSEEEIRRAYRKLAMQWHPDKWARKPSLLGEAKRKFQQIQEAYSVLSDKRTRTMYDAGLFDPEEEYDEVRVYFASSWASLTSCKKWSLLWIRLGERKKVAAWRNYKACSWKW, from the exons ATGGGCTACTCCGATCGGAATTCGTACTACGGCGTTCTCGGCGTCGCCGCCGACTGCTCCGAGGAGGAGATTCGCCGTGCCTATCGCAAGCTGGCTATG CAATGGCATCCTGACAAATGGGCAAGAAAACCGTCCCTGTTGGGCGAGGCCAAGCGCAAATTCCAACAAATTCAAGAAGCATATTCCG TATTGTCAGATAAGAGGACGAGAACAATGTACGATGCGGGTTTGTTTGACCCTGAGGAAGAATATGACGAGGTTCGTGTCTATTTCGCTTCATCTTG GGCTTCTCTGACTTCATGCAAGAAATGGTCTCTCTTATGGATCAGGTTAGGAGAGAG GAAAAAAGTTGCAGCATGGAGGAATTACAAAGCATGTTCATGGAAATGGTGA